The genome window gaaaaaattgGTTAATCACACCTTGCAAGCAAAAAACGAAAACCAACCTAAGATAAATAAAGCAAACCAGCCTCAAGTTTTAGGTTTTAGTAGTATTATATGTGACTTTGACAATGACTGACAAAGGAATGTTGACAACATGACCTTGATTTCCAAATAGTCCAATCCTTCCATAGCTAGCAGTGGTGCTGTTTGCCGTAGAATTGAAGAATACACTTAAGACCTGTTTCTCCCCACTGGCAATGTAAAAATGAGCTGGAGACACCTTTACTGAAACTCCAAAAGGAGCACTCCAGCCAACACTATAAGTTTCATTTCCACCAACGTTCATCACTGATCTGAGCACCGTTCTAGACTGGTTCAGTTTTGCTATTGTTATTGATGGCAAGTTCAGGTCAGCACCGGCGATGGTAGAATTATAAACCCAACAGCTCTCACCAGTGTAATTCAAAACCACAGGAGCTGATCCATTGATGCCACAAAGAAATGACATATAATTGTCATAACCTGCAAGAAGACAGCATGGTTTTCAGTCAAAATATActatcaaacacaaaaataatcacttaaaataagaaacagCTAGGAGTCTTTATGTTAACAaatagaaaacagaaaatatgcatatatacatatatagagTCCTCTTCAATTGAGGTTAATAGAAATTACACCTAGCAGTCTAATCACACTAACAGAGAAGGCATCACAATTCCATATTTGATAAGATGATTGTTACAATCAGTAAAAgatttccacaaaaataagcGAAGTTCCAAGCATATGGGTCAGGTTGAGTAACTTTCTTCCTGAGAAGAGACAGAGTAACTTACTGGAATCAAAAATCAGTCCCGGATTCAGTGCCGCTGTAGCATTCACAAAACCACTGCCCATGTCAAAGGGTGTTGCTGGAGACTGGTTTTTATCTGGAAACGCATAAGCACGTTGAGCCATTATGGGCCCACCATTCTTGTCATATAGAGAAGCTGTTGTGGAAAGTGCAGATGCAATGGCTGAAGGACTGAAATTGGGGAACTTCTGCCTAACCAGTGCAGCAAGCCCGGCAATATGAGGAGCAGCCATGCTTGTCCCAGACATCATTGCAAAGTTCTCACCTGAAAGATAAATACAACACAGCAGTTATATAATAATGTTTGAAGAGTAAACAAAACTGTCATTTATgaacaaaaatatcaaaaagttATACTTGGAACTTAATCACTATTACCAAGTAGTGTATTTCTACCTTGAAATTCAACCGAGTCTGCGCCAACCAAACTCCAAGCAGCCCATATAGAATTTCCAGGAGCTACCAAGTTGGGTTTCATTATTTCTGCATCATCAAGAAAATTGTCTTCCGGATCCGGTCCTCTAGCAGAGTAATACATGATCTTTGGTGCAGAACTACTGTAGTTTGCTTTGAAACCTCCACAAATGGTTGCAAGTGCCccaaatttgacaattctctTTGTCATGATATCTCTCTCCAAGGAATAATTGTAGTATTTGAGTAAAACCTGCCAAATATATCATAAAGCTTTATTAACTgctgagagagagggagggagggataAGCCCTAATATGTGTCAGGGCATCAACTTCCCCTTAAACGATTAAACACGTTCAAATGATTAAAATTTTTGAATGGTTGGGTAATGCTCTCTTGCCATACTAAATCCGGACCACACATACAGGCAATAATCAACCTAATCAAAGTTCATACTCACAGTCTAGCAACACTTATGTATCTATATAGGTATACATTCAGGCAATAATCAACCCAACACTTACGTATCTATATaggtatatatgtatatatcaaATCCTCATCATATGGGatgatatttataattttgaagaagaaaacaatataCAACAACTTAATGAATGTGCATGCATAAACAGAAATTTGCATACCTTGGAATCCTCTGGGGATGGGATTATGATGCCAGGTATTTTCATTGGAGTTGGGTTAAGCTGAAAACCAATTACAAAAGCATCCATGTAGAAGACGACACCAACTGCACTTAGGTTTTTGGCTGTTTCCAGGGCGTGATTGACTGTGGAGATCCCAAGCACAAACCGGATTGAGTAGCTACAGATCAAGAGGTTCCCCTGGATCAAATCCTGATTGAACTTGCTTGAGTCTTGGCATTCACCCACATACATATCATCTGCCACTGTTGTGCTGTTGTTCAAAGCATGTACGGCAGAAATCAGCGTGTACATTGTATCATTCTCTGTTCCCGCTGTAGCAGAAACAGAAGTAATCAAGATTACTATCTAATCTAATTGGGTGCGTTCATGGTTCACATATAAGTGGCAATGGCATGCACCAAGATATTGGCCATAGAAGATTGTCTACAAGGTAACAGATTTAGTAATGTCACACTTTGGAAGGGAACCAGCATGTGCATAAAAAATCAACTGTATCTAAAAGATCAGGAGTACAGTCATCCCATGCAAGTTGCAATGACATACACCGAGATGCTAACCATAAAAAATGGATATGTAAGGAACAGACCTATCGGTGACATTTCATGTGAGAAAGGAACCAGCATGTTCTTGAAAACTCAAGTCTACCTCAAAATTCATCTAGACATTCAATAGACATAACAACCAACGGAAAAAGGAACTCTCACATTAGAAAATCAGGAAAGAGGAAACAGTCAAGGTTAGGCAATGTGGAATTCCTGTGAACATAGTCTCTTTTGACAATTCTCTAGCAAAAGTTATTGGACTGGAGTCATTGAATCTTTAATAATGATACGAAGACCCACATAACTTTCAGATCCAAATGTATCACCAGAAAAGATTCAATTGTAGATAAGGCAGCTTATAAACTATAATGGCCCTTGTTTCACTAAGAGTGATGATCCAGTTCGTATCACTTCAAAAGTTAATTCTGAGTCCCAAGTGTAAAGAGTAAGGACAGCAATTGTTGTTAAGACGATGCTGTAtgaaaaatttaaagagaagtAGAGCAATCAATTCAGGAGACAAACTTACGTGCAAGTCCAACTCCTGGAATGGTGACATTGTTGCCAAGGATTATAGAGTTGCTGTAGACTCTGTCATGGGAGGCAGAGCCAACAGTGAATATCCATGGACTGAAGGAAGACATGCTCTTTGGTGATGGTCCGGTATTGCCCGCTGCTTGGACAACAAATATACCAGCCTTTACAGCTGATAGTAATGCCATGTCTATGGGATTGAAAAATGTTGCAACGCCGGGAGGACGCCTGTTGGGAGTGATTGATAAGCTTATTATGTCAACCCCATCCTGAGCAGCCTGGGAATGCATAATAAATCACCAAAATTAAATATGCTAAAGTGGCAAAGAATCTATATGGAATAAAAGGTATGGAAAAAACAGATTTTCTTATTGGTTTGAAACCCCAATAGAGACTCAGCTGTTTGGCAGAATATAGTTTGCagaaatagaacaaaaggCATGTACCTGGTCTATGGCAGCAACAACATCAGCAGCAAAGCCTCCAAAGCCTTTGTACAGTGCCTTGTAAACAGCGATGCTGGAATAGATAGAGATGTagttaaaacataaaaacataaatactCCCAATTGTTTATGTACTGGAGAAAGGTGGATTCAAAGAGGAAAGGGTTGTCACAGGTCAAGGACTGAGTGAATTACTGATTAAAAGAATTTC of Prunus dulcis chromosome 4, ALMONDv2, whole genome shotgun sequence contains these proteins:
- the LOC117624359 gene encoding subtilisin-like protease SBT2.2, which translates into the protein MGRIYGVHLMVLLFLGMFMSSFCQDDDSDDFTAVYIVTLREVPAAHYEAELRRNSNGIRHGGASERLNIHKHRYRNISRTDKRYSSYIARVHDSLLRRVLRGEKYLKLYSYHYLINGFAVLVTPDQVDKLSRRREVANMVLDFSVRTATTHTPQFLGLPQGAWVQGGGYESAGEGMVIGFIDTGIDPTHSSFADHTSEHPYPVPAHFSGICEVTRDFPSGSCNRKLIGARHFAASAITRGVFNSSQDFASPFDGDGHGTHTASIAAGNHGIPVVVAGHHFGNASGMAPRSHIAVYKALYKGFGGFAADVVAAIDQAAQDGVDIISLSITPNRRPPGVATFFNPIDMALLSAVKAGIFVVQAAGNTGPSPKSMSSFSPWIFTVGSASHDRVYSNSIILGNNVTIPGVGLAPGTENDTMYTLISAVHALNNSTTVADDMYVGECQDSSKFNQDLIQGNLLICSYSIRFVLGISTVNHALETAKNLSAVGVVFYMDAFVIGFQLNPTPMKIPGIIIPSPEDSKVLLKYYNYSLERDIMTKRIVKFGALATICGGFKANYSSSAPKIMYYSARGPDPEDNFLDDAEIMKPNLVAPGNSIWAAWSLVGADSVEFQGENFAMMSGTSMAAPHIAGLAALVRQKFPNFSPSAIASALSTTASLYDKNGGPIMAQRAYAFPDKNQSPATPFDMGSGFVNATAALNPGLIFDSSYDNYMSFLCGINGSAPVVLNYTGESCWVYNSTIAGADLNLPSITIAKLNQSRTVLRSVMNVGGNETYSVGWSAPFGVSVKVSPAHFYIASGEKQVLSVFFNSTANSTTASYGRIGLFGNQGHVVNIPLSVIVKVTYNTTKT